From the Dehalococcoidia bacterium genome, one window contains:
- a CDS encoding phage holin family protein, whose product MDSGLIAHVFQNNLIWALLAMVAGNFVLAVLAAIMAKGDFELARLGDISKRVVIYVIPVLVLWGIAFYVPSWQVAATALYAVVMAALVARIAFNLGELGLPIPDEVLQHLKKVP is encoded by the coding sequence ATGGATTCAGGACTGATAGCGCATGTGTTCCAGAACAACCTCATCTGGGCTCTTCTGGCCATGGTGGCGGGCAATTTCGTACTCGCGGTATTAGCCGCAATCATGGCAAAGGGCGACTTTGAACTGGCTAGATTAGGCGACATCTCTAAACGGGTCGTCATCTATGTCATCCCGGTTCTGGTCCTGTGGGGCATAGCTTTCTATGTTCCATCATGGCAGGTGGCAGCCACCGCTCTGTATGCAGTTGTCATGGCTGCACTAGTCGCTCGCATTGCCTTTAACTTAGGCGAACTGGGGTTGCCCATCCCTGACGAGGTACTGCAACATCTGAAGAAGGTACCCTAG
- a CDS encoding RusA family crossover junction endodeoxyribonuclease: MKITLNVEPTPKARPRHGVSKSGKNYTYTPKGTVHAENLIQDRVMEMDQYFEAGTPIKLVATFFRMKPKSTPKRVLLPVTKPDWDNMGKLLGDALEHFVYYSDSQITTALIKKRFGSPPRIELEMTVDVP, encoded by the coding sequence ATGAAGATTACTCTGAATGTCGAACCCACGCCTAAAGCCCGCCCCAGGCACGGCGTCTCCAAGTCGGGCAAGAATTACACCTACACACCAAAGGGCACGGTTCACGCCGAGAACTTAATACAGGACCGGGTAATGGAGATGGACCAGTACTTCGAGGCTGGGACGCCGATCAAATTGGTGGCGACATTCTTCCGCATGAAACCAAAGTCAACACCGAAGAGGGTACTGCTACCCGTCACCAAGCCCGATTGGGATAATATGGGGAAGCTTTTAGGGGATGCGCTGGAGCATTTTGTCTACTATTCAGATAGCCAGATAACCACAGCCCTGATTAAAAAGAGGTTCGGGTCCCCACCCAGAATAGAGCTGGAGATGACAGTGGATGTCCCTTGA
- a CDS encoding ATP-binding protein → MWRERCPGVYEGIPMTLEEMDTLAVLVRISNLPLPTIETHRLSRWEHNEATEVAFSEVKTFLEQPKHPFLSLLGGVGCGKTHLALSLGWEWIETRRGAVLYYQVESFLDELRRGYRDWERGEADPYLLLEQAKACHLFVLDDLGAHKPTAWAEAKLDEIINHRYINRQPTVITSNLSLDMLPERIADRMAEGVVVVLEGKSYRRRESP, encoded by the coding sequence ATGTGGAGAGAGAGGTGTCCTGGTGTATATGAGGGGATTCCTATGACACTAGAGGAGATGGACACCTTGGCGGTGCTGGTCAGGATCTCCAACTTGCCGCTACCCACTATTGAGACTCATCGGCTTAGCAGGTGGGAGCACAACGAGGCAACTGAGGTAGCGTTTTCTGAAGTCAAAACCTTCCTTGAGCAGCCAAAACACCCCTTTCTCAGCCTTCTCGGCGGCGTTGGTTGCGGGAAAACACATCTCGCTCTGTCTTTGGGGTGGGAGTGGATTGAAACCCGCAGGGGAGCCGTCCTTTACTACCAGGTTGAGAGCTTCCTCGATGAACTCAGGAGGGGCTACAGGGATTGGGAAAGGGGTGAGGCTGACCCCTACTTGCTGTTGGAGCAAGCTAAGGCGTGTCATCTCTTTGTGCTTGATGACCTTGGTGCCCATAAGCCTACTGCTTGGGCCGAGGCAAAACTCGATGAAATCATCAACCACCGCTATATCAATCGGCAGCCTACAGTGATAACATCGAACCTCTCTCTCGATATGCTGCCGGAAAGGATCGCCGACAGGATGGCAGAGGGCGTAGTAGTGGTTTTGGAGGGGAAAAGCTACAGAAGGCGAGAGAGTCCCTAA